From the genome of Streptomyces sp. NBC_01341, one region includes:
- a CDS encoding TetR/AcrR family transcriptional regulator, translated as MARVRLSVAERREELLRAAVEQIEVRGVAAVRIADVASVLGVSNALVLYHFSSKEKLVAAAFAYAAEADLAHLRRLLTRRTSAVRRLRAAVRWYAPTGQAKGWRLWIEGWASSLRDPVLREVAGDLDEQWKAELAEVIEEGAAAGEFRCDDPMSVAWRLTALLDGLAVQMTSYAGPLSRATMLRWTDEALARELGIDHEALTA; from the coding sequence GTGGCGAGAGTACGGCTGAGCGTGGCGGAGCGTCGGGAAGAGCTCCTGCGTGCTGCCGTCGAGCAGATCGAGGTGCGGGGTGTGGCCGCGGTCCGGATCGCCGACGTGGCCTCCGTCCTCGGCGTGAGCAACGCACTGGTGCTGTACCACTTCTCGTCCAAGGAGAAGCTGGTGGCCGCCGCGTTCGCCTACGCCGCGGAGGCCGATCTGGCTCATCTGCGCAGGCTGCTGACCCGCCGCACCAGCGCCGTACGGCGGCTGCGCGCCGCCGTGCGCTGGTACGCGCCGACCGGCCAGGCCAAGGGGTGGCGGCTCTGGATCGAGGGCTGGGCGTCCTCCCTGCGGGATCCGGTGCTCCGGGAGGTGGCGGGCGATCTCGACGAGCAGTGGAAGGCGGAGCTGGCGGAGGTCATCGAGGAGGGCGCCGCGGCGGGTGAGTTCCGGTGCGACGACCCCATGTCGGTGGCCTGGCGACTGACCGCGCTGCTGGACGGCCTGGCGGTCCAGATGACGTCGTACGCGGGTCCGCTGTCCAGAGCGACCATGCTGCGGTGGACCGATGAGGCGCTCGCCCGCGAACTCGGCATCGACCACGAGGCACTGACCGCCTGA
- a CDS encoding DUF6745 domain-containing protein gives MECVNAWRAVAAATGRADRGAAEDGVRLAYRRAGLAEPERVIWADSPKAAVEVVEKLVGAGRSVREEVRTRPWAQERRRIYDELGPAGWSALWSATGAQLWETTAALADRIRTGVVAELAPRPEDESDVRLVLLDAVLGQHDAAWLAAFDGRGDRLTGLAEVARNAGWWWPYEHAVVISERPEALHRDEAGRLDRGDGPALAYPDGFALHAWRGMPVPAEFLDSLGTLTPERIRAEENAELRRVMLEFYGYDRYLSQSGAQPVHQDETGVLWRIAMEGDEDVAMVEVVNSTPEPDGTHRTYWLRVPPRTGTAKEGVAWTFGLDGEAYAPMRQT, from the coding sequence ATGGAGTGCGTGAACGCGTGGCGGGCGGTCGCGGCGGCGACCGGCCGGGCGGACCGGGGTGCGGCCGAGGACGGTGTGCGGCTGGCCTACCGTCGTGCGGGGCTCGCCGAGCCCGAGCGCGTCATCTGGGCGGACTCGCCCAAGGCGGCGGTCGAGGTGGTGGAGAAGCTGGTCGGTGCAGGCCGCTCCGTCCGCGAGGAGGTGCGCACGCGCCCATGGGCACAGGAGCGCCGCAGGATCTACGACGAGCTGGGCCCTGCCGGGTGGTCCGCGCTGTGGTCCGCCACCGGTGCCCAGTTGTGGGAGACCACCGCCGCACTGGCCGACCGGATCCGGACGGGGGTCGTCGCCGAGCTCGCCCCCCGGCCCGAGGACGAGTCCGACGTCCGCCTCGTCCTGCTGGACGCGGTTCTTGGCCAGCACGACGCGGCCTGGCTCGCTGCCTTCGACGGCCGGGGCGACCGGCTGACCGGACTGGCGGAGGTCGCCAGGAACGCGGGCTGGTGGTGGCCCTATGAGCACGCCGTGGTGATCAGCGAGCGGCCCGAGGCGCTCCACCGGGACGAGGCGGGACGGCTCGATCGGGGTGACGGGCCGGCCCTCGCCTACCCCGACGGCTTCGCCCTCCACGCCTGGCGCGGAATGCCCGTGCCCGCCGAGTTCCTCGACTCGCTGGGAACCCTCACCCCCGAACGCATACGTGCCGAGGAGAACGCGGAGCTGCGGCGCGTGATGCTCGAGTTCTACGGCTACGACCGCTACCTCTCCCAATCGGGTGCCCAGCCCGTGCACCAGGACGAGACCGGAGTCCTGTGGCGCATAGCAATGGAGGGCGACGAGGACGTGGCGATGGTCGAAGTGGTCAACTCCACGCCGGAGCCGGACGGAACGCACCGCACCTACTGGCTCCGGGTCCCGCCGAGGACCGGGACCGCGAAGGAAGGCGTCGCGTGGACCTTCGGGCTCGACGGGGAGGCCTACGCACCGATGCGGCAGACCTGA
- a CDS encoding Glu/Leu/Phe/Val dehydrogenase dimerization domain-containing protein: protein MTPPSTAPLISLTWTDHITGTEGYLVVDRLVRGVSSGGLRMRQGCTLAEVAGLARGMTMKEALHFDADDTRARYIPLGGAKGGLDCDPRAPEAYGILVRFLRAMRPYVENVWTTGEDLGLSQELVDRAAVEAGLVSTVQAVFPLLDDETAARRRLADAFAVTVDGIGLDELVGGCGVAESALVALDRAGVAHGDARVSLQGLGTMGGATARFLSRAGLAVVAVADVKGTIANPAGLDVESLLAARDAFGTVDRGALRPGDEELPADAWLAADAEVLVPAAVSYAVDTVKQASVRARWIVEAANMPVLPDAEALLARRGITVLPDVVVNSGTNAWWWWTLFGDIGADADEAFAHTRRSMRSLIGRVLERAEADGCTPRAAAHALVADRLPVMAERFGWYAQV, encoded by the coding sequence GTGACACCCCCTTCCACCGCCCCGCTGATCTCCCTGACCTGGACGGACCACATCACCGGGACCGAGGGCTATCTGGTCGTGGACCGCCTGGTGCGCGGTGTGTCGAGCGGAGGGCTGCGTATGAGGCAGGGCTGCACCCTCGCAGAGGTGGCGGGCCTGGCTCGGGGCATGACCATGAAGGAAGCCCTGCACTTCGACGCGGACGACACCCGGGCGCGCTACATCCCGCTGGGCGGCGCCAAGGGCGGCCTCGACTGTGATCCGCGCGCGCCCGAGGCATACGGGATTCTCGTTCGCTTCCTGCGGGCCATGCGTCCGTACGTGGAGAACGTCTGGACGACCGGCGAGGATCTCGGGCTCAGCCAGGAACTGGTGGACCGGGCGGCCGTGGAGGCAGGCCTCGTCTCCACCGTGCAGGCGGTCTTTCCCCTGCTCGACGACGAGACGGCGGCCCGCCGGCGCCTGGCGGACGCCTTCGCGGTCACGGTGGACGGGATCGGACTGGACGAGCTGGTCGGCGGGTGCGGCGTCGCGGAGTCCGCTCTCGTCGCACTCGACCGGGCCGGCGTGGCCCACGGCGATGCGCGTGTCTCCCTTCAGGGTCTCGGCACGATGGGCGGAGCGACGGCGCGATTCCTGTCCCGCGCCGGGCTCGCGGTGGTCGCGGTCGCCGACGTGAAGGGCACCATCGCCAATCCGGCGGGGCTGGACGTCGAGTCCCTGCTCGCCGCGCGGGACGCGTTCGGGACGGTGGACCGGGGGGCACTGCGCCCGGGGGATGAGGAGCTGCCTGCCGACGCATGGCTGGCGGCGGACGCCGAGGTACTCGTCCCCGCCGCGGTGTCGTACGCCGTGGACACCGTGAAGCAGGCGTCGGTCAGGGCTCGTTGGATCGTCGAGGCGGCGAACATGCCGGTACTGCCCGACGCGGAGGCGCTGCTCGCCCGGCGCGGGATCACGGTGCTGCCGGACGTGGTCGTCAACTCCGGTACGAACGCCTGGTGGTGGTGGACACTGTTCGGGGACATCGGAGCCGACGCCGACGAGGCGTTCGCCCACACGCGCCGCTCGATGCGGTCCCTGATCGGCCGCGTCCTGGAGCGTGCGGAGGCGGACGGCTGTACCCCGCGGGCCGCGGCGCACGCGCTCGTGGCGGACCGGCTCCCGGTGATGGCGGAGAGGTTCGGCTGGTACGCACAGGTATGA
- a CDS encoding MBL fold metallo-hydrolase, whose protein sequence is MTGADNQPSLRTRLRSLRPDAFGADPAGARMERIRRSPNFADGVFQNPEGARTKPSGSMLEFAKVFFRKEERVRRSPSGTVPIHATTLADLATPPESGLRLTWLGHSSVLTEIDGRRVLFDPVWGERCSPFAFAGPKRVHPVPLPLASLAPVDVVVISHDHYDHLDLPTIKALAGTDTVFAVPLGVGAHLERWGVPLERIHELDWNETAQIAGISLTATPARHFCGRGLRNQQHTLWASWVVAGPDHRVYHSGDTGYFSGFKDIGAEHGPFDATMIQVGAYSQYWPENHTGRTPLPGAWPDIHMSPAEGVQAHLDLQGGHPHGVLLPIHWGTFNLALHAWAEPGEWMMDAAEEVGQAAVFPRPGEPFEPAGKLPSDPWWRAVSAPVARPWRGPATGDAVSVRKAEVDLAGER, encoded by the coding sequence GTGACCGGCGCCGACAACCAGCCCTCGCTCCGTACCCGACTGCGCTCGTTGCGCCCGGACGCCTTCGGGGCGGATCCGGCCGGGGCGAGGATGGAGCGGATCCGCCGCTCGCCCAACTTCGCCGACGGGGTGTTCCAGAATCCCGAGGGGGCCAGGACCAAACCGTCGGGCTCGATGCTCGAATTCGCCAAGGTCTTCTTCCGCAAGGAGGAGCGCGTCCGTCGGTCGCCCTCGGGCACGGTCCCCATCCATGCCACGACGCTGGCCGACCTGGCCACCCCACCGGAGTCAGGCCTCCGGCTGACCTGGCTGGGCCACTCCAGTGTGCTCACCGAGATCGACGGTCGTCGGGTGCTCTTCGACCCGGTCTGGGGTGAACGCTGCTCGCCGTTCGCCTTTGCCGGGCCCAAGCGCGTGCACCCCGTGCCGTTGCCGCTCGCCTCCCTCGCCCCCGTGGATGTCGTGGTGATCTCGCACGACCACTACGACCACCTGGACCTGCCCACCATCAAGGCGCTGGCGGGGACGGACACGGTCTTCGCCGTTCCCCTCGGCGTCGGCGCGCACCTGGAGCGCTGGGGAGTGCCCCTGGAGCGCATCCATGAACTCGACTGGAACGAGACCGCGCAGATCGCGGGAATCAGCCTGACCGCCACCCCGGCCCGCCACTTCTGCGGACGAGGGCTGCGCAACCAGCAGCACACGCTGTGGGCGTCGTGGGTCGTCGCGGGGCCGGACCACCGCGTGTACCACAGCGGGGACACCGGCTATTTCTCCGGGTTCAAGGATATCGGTGCCGAGCACGGCCCGTTCGACGCGACCATGATCCAGGTGGGCGCCTACTCCCAGTACTGGCCGGAGAACCACACCGGCCGGACGCCGCTTCCCGGGGCGTGGCCGGACATCCACATGTCACCTGCCGAGGGGGTCCAGGCGCACCTCGACCTGCAGGGCGGGCACCCGCACGGAGTGCTGCTGCCGATCCACTGGGGCACCTTCAACCTTGCGCTGCACGCCTGGGCCGAGCCGGGGGAGTGGATGATGGACGCTGCCGAGGAGGTGGGTCAAGCTGCCGTGTTCCCTCGGCCGGGCGAGCCTTTCGAACCGGCGGGGAAGCTTCCGTCGGACCCCTGGTGGCGTGCGGTGTCGGCACCGGTCGCTCGCCCGTGGCGCGGCCCTGCGACGGGCGACGCGGTATCGGTTCGCAAGGCGGAAGTCGACCTGGCCGGAGAGCGCTGA
- a CDS encoding PPOX class F420-dependent oxidoreductase: MTDFEPGHEALLRLLGEHDGGVLVTIKRDGRPQMSNVNHAYDPGEGVIRVSVTEGRAKTRNLRRDPRASYHVTGHDRWAWTVADGSAELTPPAEDPHGETVEQLVRLYRDIRGEHPDWDEYRRVMVEDRRAVLTLRIEHVYGQPRA, translated from the coding sequence ATGACGGACTTCGAACCAGGGCACGAGGCGCTTCTGCGGCTCCTCGGCGAGCACGACGGCGGCGTGCTGGTCACGATCAAGCGTGACGGCAGGCCCCAGATGTCCAATGTGAACCATGCGTACGATCCGGGCGAAGGGGTGATCCGGGTGTCCGTCACCGAGGGGCGGGCGAAGACTCGCAACCTCCGCCGGGACCCGCGGGCGAGCTATCACGTGACCGGTCACGACCGGTGGGCATGGACCGTGGCGGACGGCTCCGCCGAACTGACCCCGCCGGCCGAGGACCCTCACGGCGAGACCGTGGAGCAGCTGGTGCGGCTCTACAGGGACATCCGGGGAGAGCACCCCGACTGGGACGAGTACCGGCGTGTGATGGTCGAGGACCGCAGGGCCGTCCTGACTCTCCGGATCGAGCACGTGTACGGGCAGCCGCGTGCCTGA